From Sulfuracidifex tepidarius, one genomic window encodes:
- a CDS encoding glycosyltransferase, whose translation MLSLGLVDSRAISKFNAGSEKHVREVIKRISTHYKLYYLPTTHAFLDGISDDRLKEIKKYANVPSFFESVLDRRPRVTLGRELFTFSPLSKELKDGYEKEIGGLDFIYVPHNYRIQLMSSLLLSELGRKYGMLLMTDPHNSLLEKESFLNCIKNWTKIWSNRKSAIEFCSIQRLQNIIFLTKSLRKKPSFIAVMNDGVFKYTNLPKYFNLRVLSPPHAFNPLALKYRNFEKDNYIVFLGRINTAKGANEALEVGKHFKLKMIGYSEQESIVKQAKNLSIEVIENASEEEKYEILSRAKGLILPSHQEAFSVTVLEALAVGTPVITYDLPSLTSVYKFKPVFFVREFDVASLARKVEEIVTFNNEKVEKMFTDVQLNEFIALHSSWDNVANAIDSMIKNFI comes from the coding sequence ATGTTATCATTAGGCTTGGTAGACTCAAGAGCAATTAGTAAATTTAATGCGGGATCAGAAAAACATGTTAGGGAGGTTATTAAGAGAATTTCAACCCACTATAAGCTCTATTACTTACCAACTACTCACGCCTTTTTAGACGGTATTTCTGATGATAGATTGAAAGAGATTAAGAAATACGCAAACGTTCCTTCGTTTTTCGAAAGTGTATTAGATAGACGACCTCGTGTAACACTAGGTAGAGAGCTATTCACGTTCTCTCCTCTATCTAAAGAATTAAAAGACGGTTATGAGAAAGAGATAGGCGGTCTGGATTTCATTTATGTTCCTCATAATTATAGGATTCAATTAATGTCGTCCTTGTTACTGTCAGAATTAGGGAGAAAATATGGAATGTTGCTGATGACCGATCCACATAATTCATTACTAGAAAAAGAATCGTTTCTAAATTGTATAAAAAATTGGACTAAAATATGGTCTAATAGAAAAAGTGCAATAGAGTTCTGCAGCATTCAACGGCTCCAAAATATTATATTTTTAACTAAATCTTTAAGGAAGAAACCTTCTTTCATTGCAGTTATGAACGATGGAGTGTTCAAGTACACGAACTTACCAAAATACTTCAACTTGCGTGTTTTATCTCCTCCTCACGCTTTTAATCCCCTAGCTTTAAAATATAGGAACTTTGAAAAGGATAATTACATCGTCTTTCTCGGAAGAATAAATACCGCTAAAGGAGCTAATGAAGCATTAGAAGTAGGTAAACATTTCAAATTAAAAATGATTGGTTATTCCGAACAAGAATCCATAGTTAAGCAAGCCAAGAACCTAAGTATAGAGGTAATTGAAAACGCATCTGAGGAAGAGAAGTATGAAATACTGTCCAGAGCCAAGGGTTTAATTTTACCTTCGCATCAAGAGGCTTTCTCGGTTACCGTACTTGAAGCTTTGGCTGTGGGAACTCCCGTGATAACTTATGATCTACCTTCTCTGACTTCTGTCTATAAATTTAAACCCGTGTTCTTTGTAAGGGAATTCGATGTTGCGTCTCTAGCTAGAAAAGTTGAAGAGATAGTCACGTTTAACAATGAAAAGGTTGAGAAGATGTTTACCGACGTCCAACTGAACGAGTTTATCGCGCTGCATTCTTCATGGGATAACGTGGCTAATGCAATAGATTCAATGATAAAGAATTTCATATAA
- a CDS encoding glycosyltransferase: MKLLLISSKNDVIEDISKVTGVGRYVREIYEGLKGENDVSLYPLFDYSSNLSSFVSVGKGIIRNYSDYDIIHLLSPKPFFPIRRGKAKWVTTVHDLFFLRYKESKPSPLMQKVYLKSILSSDAVIAVSSIVKEDIEKLSYNKRIFVVNPGVEEKFFTTPSHKTRKSDVIRFGYIGRLDAERKDIIRGIKMFRKIRERKIIFELWGSYDPNSEIFKEIKKESKEDPRIRIMGPALDEKLIEIYDTFDAFFFPTKEEGFGLPIVEAQTRGVPVIVFNDARIPQEVCKDCIKIRNEFPSLEYILSFSEKYCNRLKNNMTRFYWRNSIKSLISIYNSLII, from the coding sequence ATGAAATTACTCTTAATATCAAGCAAGAATGATGTCATCGAAGATATAAGCAAAGTAACAGGGGTAGGGAGATATGTTAGGGAAATATATGAAGGATTAAAAGGAGAGAATGACGTAAGCCTTTATCCGCTTTTTGACTATTCCTCTAACTTGTCTTCATTTGTTAGCGTAGGTAAGGGAATAATTCGTAATTATTCAGACTACGATATTATCCATCTATTGTCACCAAAACCCTTCTTTCCGATAAGGAGAGGCAAGGCAAAATGGGTAACTACAGTCCATGACCTATTCTTTCTGAGGTATAAGGAGTCAAAGCCATCGCCTTTGATGCAGAAAGTTTACCTAAAAAGCATACTAAGTTCAGATGCGGTGATAGCGGTTTCAAGCATAGTTAAGGAAGATATAGAAAAGTTGAGTTATAATAAAAGGATCTTCGTAGTGAATCCCGGAGTCGAAGAGAAATTCTTCACGACGCCCTCACATAAGACCAGGAAAAGCGACGTGATAAGATTTGGATACATTGGGAGACTTGACGCCGAAAGAAAGGACATTATTAGGGGAATTAAGATGTTTAGAAAAATAAGGGAGAGGAAAATCATATTTGAGCTATGGGGGAGTTATGATCCTAATAGCGAGATATTCAAGGAAATAAAAAAAGAGAGCAAAGAAGATCCGAGAATAAGGATCATGGGGCCTGCTCTGGATGAAAAACTTATTGAGATTTATGATACTTTTGATGCCTTTTTCTTTCCTACGAAAGAGGAAGGATTTGGATTACCTATAGTTGAGGCACAAACTAGAGGAGTTCCGGTCATCGTATTCAATGATGCTAGAATTCCTCAAGAAGTATGCAAAGACTGTATAAAAATTAGGAATGAATTTCCTTCTCTAGAATATATTCTATCTTTTAGTGAAAAATATTGTAATAGATTAAAAAATAATATGACTAGATTTTATTGGAGAAATTCTATTAAAAGTCTAATAAGCATTTATAATAGTCTAATAATATAG
- a CDS encoding glycosyltransferase family 4 protein produces MKILISPPMRFGEEFTGAARRTLEVYSRIDEEVYLCIDKNTLSKVDPDILPLLKKFKLVESSSTLKRDYIQGLLHCLSAARKVDAILSYSEFSLSVSYSYILSLLSSKPILIFVHHVTEELRGESRLHLLIKLAFKRSKGIICLDSPEVFNELKKIFPKKKILISTNGIDTEKYYSSDEKICDGLFIGNYGERKGIQYLSKIWGLVAERKSDVKLCILGKGWKELPKNAVYYGFVSEEKKKEILAKSKVFIFPSLYEGFSLATAEALASYLPVVTWDLPWAKRFLTVKISPYDVEKFSHIVIDLLDNEEKRKKLGKESRKFAETLTWKAASDMEKKALYEILYH; encoded by the coding sequence ATGAAGATTCTAATCTCACCTCCAATGAGATTCGGCGAAGAATTCACTGGTGCAGCAAGGAGGACTCTAGAAGTTTATAGTAGAATAGATGAGGAAGTTTATTTATGTATAGATAAAAATACTTTAAGCAAGGTAGACCCTGATATTTTACCTCTCTTAAAGAAATTTAAACTTGTGGAGAGTAGTAGCACTTTGAAGAGAGATTATATCCAAGGTTTATTGCACTGTTTGTCTGCAGCTAGAAAAGTTGACGCAATATTAAGTTATTCTGAGTTCTCGCTTAGTGTGTCTTACTCCTATATTCTTTCTCTTCTCTCCAGTAAACCCATTTTAATCTTTGTCCATCATGTGACCGAAGAGCTTAGAGGGGAGTCGAGACTGCATTTACTTATAAAATTAGCATTCAAAAGGAGTAAAGGGATAATTTGTTTAGATAGTCCTGAGGTCTTTAACGAGTTAAAGAAAATATTTCCAAAGAAGAAAATTTTGATATCTACTAACGGTATTGATACCGAGAAGTATTATAGTTCTGATGAGAAAATATGCGATGGTCTCTTTATAGGTAATTATGGTGAGAGGAAGGGTATTCAATATCTTTCAAAGATTTGGGGTCTCGTTGCCGAGAGAAAAAGCGACGTAAAACTCTGCATATTAGGAAAAGGTTGGAAGGAACTTCCAAAAAACGCAGTCTATTATGGATTTGTAAGCGAAGAGAAAAAGAAGGAAATTTTAGCTAAGTCTAAGGTCTTCATATTCCCCTCACTTTACGAAGGGTTTTCCTTAGCTACTGCAGAAGCTTTAGCTTCTTACTTACCAGTAGTAACATGGGACTTGCCTTGGGCTAAGAGGTTCTTAACTGTAAAGATATCTCCTTATGACGTAGAAAAGTTTTCACATATAGTAATAGACCTTCTCGACAACGAGGAGAAAAGAAAAAAGTTAGGGAAAGAAAGCAGGAAATTTGCTGAGACTTTAACTTGGAAAGCTGCAAGTGACATGGAAAAGAAGGCGTTATATGAAATTCTTTATCATTGA
- a CDS encoding glycosyltransferase, translating into MKVSVVIPTLNNENTIAIPVSSALGIADEVIVVDSFSTDNTVKIAEKEGAKVIQVRGSRLIARIEGAKSASGDYVVNLDSDMYFSENFKGFEENVIALGEITVGRGIIKKIISLDREMMHKQWKDNLHVTRGGIIPRMYDRQLLLKAYENIPSNLRENLNAFEDSIIYYEVLKIYKGNVQLILNAVYHIEDDPFFSFIKKWYRYGRNAKLLKGTEYEKIIYQRKMRPGLTTKEKVKAIIPTLIKGIPFLFGYYL; encoded by the coding sequence ATGAAGGTAAGTGTAGTAATTCCGACGTTAAATAATGAGAATACTATTGCAATTCCAGTTAGTTCGGCATTGGGCATAGCAGATGAGGTAATTGTAGTTGACTCTTTTTCAACCGATAATACAGTGAAGATTGCTGAAAAAGAGGGAGCGAAAGTAATTCAAGTTAGAGGAAGCAGACTAATTGCGAGAATTGAAGGAGCTAAATCTGCCAGCGGTGATTACGTAGTTAACCTTGACTCTGACATGTACTTTTCCGAGAATTTTAAGGGTTTTGAAGAGAATGTCATTGCTTTAGGTGAAATCACAGTGGGGAGAGGTATAATTAAGAAGATAATATCGTTAGATAGGGAGATGATGCATAAGCAATGGAAAGATAATTTACATGTGACTAGAGGTGGCATTATCCCCAGAATGTATGATAGGCAACTATTGTTAAAGGCTTATGAAAATATACCTTCTAACCTGAGAGAAAACCTTAACGCCTTTGAGGATAGTATAATCTATTATGAAGTATTAAAGATCTATAAAGGGAATGTACAACTAATTCTAAACGCTGTCTATCACATAGAGGATGATCCATTCTTTTCTTTCATCAAGAAGTGGTATAGATACGGAAGGAATGCAAAACTCCTCAAAGGCACAGAATATGAAAAGATAATTTATCAGAGAAAGATGAGACCTGGACTCACTACAAAAGAGAAAGTTAAGGCTATAATCCCCACACTGATTAAGGGAATACCATTCTTGTTTGGATATTATTTATGA